GTGTTGAAAGCACAATACCAGTACGCAATAAGCAAACGCGAGTTAAAGGGGTTTGTGCTTCAAGTGCGATACGTTCCCATTTGGCACAAAGTTCATGGGTAAATTCAGGGTTTGCCGGTGTTTCTTCAGTGACACGATTATCACCTTGATCACCATAAAATCCCACCGCAGAGCCAGAAATAAACACAGTAGGGGGAGAATCGCTAGCTTTAATTAACTCAACCAACTTTTGGGTTAAATCACAACGACTATCCACGAGTTTCTGTTTTTGAGAGGGAGTCCAACGGTTATCAGCAATAGGCTCTCCAGCAAGATTAATAACGGCATCAAACTCATTCAGATTTTGTTTATCACTGAGTTGGGTCCAACAGGCGATTTCATTACAAAAATGCGAATAGACTTTTTGAGGTGAACGAGAAAGCACCGTAATATCATTATTAGATAGTGCAAGTTCGCACACTAATGCTTTGCCAATTAATCCTGTACCACCTGTAATAAGTATTTTCATCACCATCCTCCTGATCATCTTGCCTAATAAAGAATAAATATCATCCTGATATATGAATTGCGTTTATTCACCAAAGAGTTTTTTCGCAGCTGGGCGTTGGGTAATGTTGTTTTGCCATTTTTCTACCGCAGGGTAATTTGCCAAATCAATGTTATGATGTTCGTGCCGACGAACCCATGTATATGTGGCGATATCCGCGATGCTGTACTCTTTTCCACCAAGGTAAGGTGATTGTGTTAACCTTTTTTCTAATACGTCATATAAACGCTGTGTTTCTTCAGTATAACGTTTAATTGCGTATGGAACTTTTTCGGTCGCATAACGAGTAAAATGATGATTTTGTCCTAACATTGGGCCAAAACCCCCCCACTTGCCAAAACAGCCATTGCAGTTGTGTTGTTTTTTCTCTCATGTTTGTGCTCAGTAATTTGCCACTTTTTTCAGCGAGATAGATAAGAATAGCACCTGATTCAAAAATAGAAATTGGCTCACCGCCATCAGCAGGTGATTTATCAACAATAGCGGGAATTTTATTATTGGGTGAGATAGCTAAAAATTCCGGTTTAAATTGATCGCCTTTACTAATATCAATGTGATGTACCTGATAAGGTAGACCTACTTCTTCAAGGAAAAGCGTTATTTTATGGCCATTTGGGGTATCTGCATAATATAAATCAATCATTGAAAGCTCCAAAGTAAAGTAGGCACGAAATACTTAGTATATCCACAGTCTGCCTTCTAACATCATAAAAAGCAAAAAAGTGCAAGATGCATAAAACAAGTCACGTATGATTATTGTAGTGGTGAAAAATAGTGATTTTGGTATATTCAGGATAAAAATTACGATCGTTTAGTATCGGTTAAAAAAGGTTTGTTGAGGATGGAACAAGAAAAGACGGCATTGGTTGAGTGGGTTGATATTGTTGATGATAAAAATGAAGTGGTTGCACAAGCAACACGTCAACAAATGCGAGCTGAAAACCTACGACATAGAGCAACGTATATTGTTGTTCATGATGGAATGGGTAAAATTTTGGCGCAACGTAGAACAGAAACAAAAGATTTTTATCCTGGTTGGTTAGATGCCACTGCTGGGGGGGTTGTCCAACAAGGTGAAAATTTACTAGAAAGTGCGCGTCGTGAAGCAGAAGAAGAATTAGGTATTGCGGGCGTTCCTTTCGCTGAACATGGTCAATTTTATTATGATGATAAAAGTTGCCGTGTCTGGGGAAGCCTATTTAGTTGTGTTTCTCATGGGCCTTTTGCTCTGCAAGCAGAAGAAATTGAGGAAGTGTGTTGGTTAACTCCCTCTGAAATTACAGAGCGCTGTGATGAATTTACACCAGATTCATTAAAAGCACTTTCTCTTTGGTTAACGCGTAATAACAGTACACGTTTTAGAATCCCGAGAAACTGCCGACTAAGGGGTACTTTGCCCTATTTCAAAGCGATAAGCATAGTTGATAACGGTATCTTCGAATATAGCGTTATCATCTTCGTCTTTTAA
This genomic stretch from Proteus vulgaris harbors:
- the yfcG_2 gene encoding glutathione-S transferase — its product is MIDLYYADTPNGHKITLFLEEVGLPYQVHHIDISKGDQFKPEFLAISPNNKIPAIVDKSPADGGEPISIFESGAILIYLAEKSGKLLSTNMREKTTQLQWLFWQVGGFWPNVRTKSSFYSLCDRKSSIRN
- the yfcD gene encoding NUDIX hydrolase codes for the protein MEQEKTALVEWVDIVDDKNEVVAQATRQQMRAENLRHRATYIVVHDGMGKILAQRRTETKDFYPGWLDATAGGVVQQGENLLESARREAEEELGIAGVPFAEHGQFYYDDKSCRVWGSLFSCVSHGPFALQAEEIEEVCWLTPSEITERCDEFTPDSLKALSLWLTRNNSTRFRIPRNCRLRGTLPYFKAISIVDNGIFEYSVIIFVF
- the yfcG_1 gene encoding glutathione-S transferase, with protein sequence MLGQNHHFTRYATEKVPYAIKRYTEETQRLYDVLEKRLTQSPYLGGKEYSIADIATYTWVRRHEHHNIDLANYPAVEKWQNNITQRPAAKKLFGE
- a CDS encoding cell division inhibitor, NAD(P)-binding protein; translated protein: MKILITGGTGLIGKALVCELALSNNDITVLSRSPQKVYSHFCNEIACWTQLSDKQNLNEFDAVINLAGEPIADNRWTPSQKQKLVDSRCDLTQKLVELIKASDSPPTVFISGSAVGFYGDQGDNRVTEETPANPEFTHELCAKWERIALEAQTPLTRVCLLRTGIVLSTLGGALPKMSKPFKLGLGGKLGNGKQYMPWIHIDDMVNAIIFLLKTQDAKGAFNLTAPNPIQNKEFTRLLGKAFNRPALMTVPESVLRLVMGESATLVLGGQQAIPEKLLNAGFEFRHPHLEEALKDIITTGK